A window of Thermoproteus sp. genomic DNA:
CCTGTAGACCAGTCTTGAAAAGGCTACGAAGCCCGCCAGGGCGGCCATTATCTGTACGACGGCGGTAACTACGCCGACTGGGAACACCAGCCATGTCCCATACGGCAGAGATGCCGCTATGTTGACCACTGCTGTCGCGGGGTTTGACGCGACTACGCTGTACGTAACGCTGTTCATTAAGAGCGCTGTGAGGCCTATGCCGTAGGCGGCGCCTATGCTGGCGGCGAGTATTGTGGCCCTCGGCACCTGTATAAGCGGCATCTCGGCCTCGCCGGCTAGCTGACCTATCGCGTCCATGCCCGTATAGCCTCTAGACGCGTAGGAGAGGCCCGCCCAAATGTCAGCGGCCTTCACGCCGCTCCAGGCGAAATAGGGAGGTGCCGTCTTGAGTTCTAAGATTAAGCCCAACAACACTGTCATCACGCCTATGAGGACCAGATCCAATATGGCTACGGCGGCTGAAACTCTAGCTGACTCCTTTATTCCTATAAATGTAAGTATAGCAAGGCTTAATGCAATGACAAATGATAAAACCCTAATAATTATATATGGAATGTAAATTCCATAATAGGATAGCATACTTGATAAATAGAGTGTTCCATCAAGAGACCCATATGCAACCATTACCGCTTGGTCGAAGGAGAGAAGCCAGGCCGAGAAGAAGCCGGCGGTCCTCCCCAATGTCGTCTTGACGTATAGGTACGACCCGCCAGTTTCGGGAAACCTGGAGCCCATCTCGCCGTAGGCCAGCGCTATGGCGGCCATTAAGGCCGTGCCGTAGAGGACCACTAGGAATGTGTACTGGCCAGCCGCGGCTGCTATGACCCCTAAGATGAAATAGAAGGTAGATTGGCTGTCGGCGTGGACAAGCGAGTATATGTCAAATACCCCCAATTTGCGCCTTAGCCAGTCCCTGCTCATGACAGAAGGTCTTTTAGGGTCTCTAAGACTCCCATCGCGATTAAGTTGTCCCCCTCCTGTATCACCGCGTCGGGCGCGGTGATTATTTCATCTCCTCTAATTAATACGGCCTTGACCCCGTAGGACTCCTCTAATTCAGCTAGGCTCTTGCCTATAGCCTTGAAGTCGGCCGTCACGAACATTTCTAAAAGCCCGAAGTCGCCTCTTAGGGGGGTTATTTTGGTGTACTTTAAATTTAACACCCTATAGAGCCTGCCAAGGATACATTGAGATGCGCTTATCGTAACTATGCCGTATTCTTCGGCCTCTTCGACGTAGGTCTGGTTTCTCATAGTCGCGATAACCCTCGGGACGCCTTTAGACCTACATATCTTGCCTATAGATAGATTCAGCTTGTCGTTAGGAGAAATTAAAATAGCTATTTCCACATCTTCAAGACCTATATTATCTAGTACTTCTTCATATGTCTCAGCTTTAACTGTATGTATATATACTGGATATTTAATAAACTCTTTACCTCTATGCTCGCTCGATATAAGGTGTATCGTATATCCGTTTTCGGCCAGCGCGTCGACGACCATTTTAGCCAGATCGTCGCCGCTGTCTAGCACCAACGCCTTTCTAGCCACGTCGCAATGTAGAGACCGAAATATAAGTTAAGCGCCGTAGACCCCCTATATCCCGGCCAGCAGTACTACCAGGACCGCCACTACTAGATATATAAATATTGCGCGGCGCGCTCTCTCTCCTATATATAACTTTATAATACTATAATAAATATATAAGCCTATTATCAATAAAGAAATCTTTATAAATATATTATTTGCAATAATTGATATAGCTGAAAATAGAAAAGAAAGTCCAACAGCCATTCTGGCCAGATTTGTATAGCCTCTATCTGTCAATCTGGCCTCGACGAGCCTCCTCAGCAAGACCTCTCCGAGTAGCGACAAGAAGTATATAGCCGTCGAGGTCCCTATGAAGAGAAGGAGGTAGTAGGCCGTGGGGTTCTCGTACGCGGGTCGGAAGGACCATGCGACTTTAGGCAGGAGGACCGTCGAGGAGGCCGCCGAGAACAGCAGTAGATGTTCCCAAGGCGCGTGGGCCGCTATGGGGTCTCCCAACAACAAGACGAACTCCCCCTGGGTGTGGGTCAGCCTGGAGCGTAGAGGCTGTCGCCAACTGCCGTAACGAGTCTTCATGAGCTTTATAAAGAGGTCGTGCGACTTGATCCCCATGGCCTTGAAGACGTATATATCCGCCTCGACCTCTAGGGTCCTCACAAGCACGAATAGGAAATAGGCTGTAGTGGCCACGAGGGCTACAGAAAAGACGTAGACGTATGCCGGAAGCAGGCCTATAGCCGAATAGGTCGACGGCAACGCCGACATTTCCCCATATAGCGCCGACCCTACAATCCATATCTTGGCGGGATGTTTAAACTTCGCGTGGGCCTCCTCGTGGAGCTCGACGAATCTTTCCAGCTCGGGGTCCTCCCCTCCGCCCAGCACGAGGAAGGAGACCCATCTGGTCAGGCCCCCTGCGGTGAACCCGTACGGCTTGGCTCCCGCCCGTCTGTATTTGACTAGATGCGCCCCCTTGCTTATACTGAAATATCTACCGGCTATTTGTTCCTCCAAGAATATCGCCAGTATAAATAGAGATGAGCCCAACGCCGACAGCGCTAAATAAGGACACAAGCCGTCGCAAGGGGACGTGTTGAGCGGCTCCACTAGGGGCGACAGAATGCGGGCCAGGTAGGATAAGAAGTACAGGAGGGCCAGACCTGTGGGCACCAATATGGACGACACGACGAGCAACAACTTGCCTACAGTTATCTCCACGCCCAATCCGAAAGACCTATTTTTAGTCGATCCCAATATTTAAAACGGCCTCATTTC
This region includes:
- a CDS encoding NAD-binding protein, which produces MARKALVLDSGDDLAKMVVDALAENGYTIHLISSEHRGKEFIKYPVYIHTVKAETYEEVLDNIGLEDVEIAILISPNDKLNLSIGKICRSKGVPRVIATMRNQTYVEEAEEYGIVTISASQCILGRLYRVLNLKYTKITPLRGDFGLLEMFVTADFKAIGKSLAELEESYGVKAVLIRGDEIITAPDAVIQEGDNLIAMGVLETLKDLLS
- a CDS encoding APC family permease, translated to MSRDWLRRKLGVFDIYSLVHADSQSTFYFILGVIAAAAGQYTFLVVLYGTALMAAIALAYGEMGSRFPETGGSYLYVKTTLGRTAGFFSAWLLSFDQAVMVAYGSLDGTLYLSSMLSYYGIYIPYIIIRVLSFVIALSLAILTFIGIKESARVSAAVAILDLVLIGVMTVLLGLILELKTAPPYFAWSGVKAADIWAGLSYASRGYTGMDAIGQLAGEAEMPLIQVPRATILAASIGAAYGIGLTALLMNSVTYSVVASNPATAVVNIAASLPYGTWLVFPVGVVTAVVQIMAALAGFVAFSRLVYRLAEEGMLPKLFSRIHKKYRTPYVSIILSAAVAFAFLSPGEIYIIVDIYAVASLINYLMVSLSLLLEVRRGELYGALRTPTIRGISLVGISGVVLTAIGLALSLIVRYQEVWVLALWAAAGAALLLASSKKGVGSVK